In Lycium ferocissimum isolate CSIRO_LF1 chromosome 11, AGI_CSIRO_Lferr_CH_V1, whole genome shotgun sequence, a single genomic region encodes these proteins:
- the LOC132035878 gene encoding uncharacterized protein LOC132035878 has translation MKVSANNKVNELPSIKSSNLVNPLPDSDLLNKPFRKPPRRKIKNSGAGAGVRLKRDIGGVPGGKKSRPNTPLLRWKYNEDVNDNVCSLDDKSTVELGRKSGRKVKNLVSARKLAAGLWRLQLPEVPNIPAQKLPQAGHFDVPFYGHHHIKEIDSHIDDSVQSPRSVSGPRNGLYHKLEPSFQYPNSAMEGATKWDPVGWTIAEEIKEIYGHQKVPDKQSKTAAMVSALEAELEQARARIHQLEMERRSSKKKLEQFLRKLSEEKAAWRSREHEKVRAIIDDMKADLSRERKNRQRLEVVNSKLVNELADAKLSAKRYLQDYEKERKGRELIEEVCEELAKEIGEDKAEVEALKRESHTLREEVDEERKMLQMAEVWREERVQMKLVDAKVTLEEKYSQMNRLIAELESFLSSRGVDRDDEVIKRAEQLQQEAASVDIRDIREFTYEPPNPDDIFSVFEDLNFVANNEREIEPCPDGIYNKDNFLRHSLAYVNQSDLEEDGSEWETVSHLDEQGSSFSAEGSVSSSVNKNYRHSNVTEISEVCSGPGQQLKKVSSISRLWKSNGDKINARLSNGRLSDCGNLSKGEFSPSEQAGQWSSPDSGNPQITRGMKGCIEWPRNSHKHSLKAKLMEARMESQKVQLRHVLKQKI, from the exons ATGAAGGTCAGTGCTAACAATAAGGTCAATGAACTTCCATCAATTAAATCATCCAACTTAGTTAACCCTTTACCTGATTCAGATCTTTTAAACAAACCTTTTCGTAAACCACCTCGCCGGAAAATCAAGAACTCCGGTGCCGGTGCCGGAGTAAGGTTAAAGAGAGATATTGGTGGAGTTCCAGGTGGCAAAAAGAGCAGACCAAACACCCCTTTACTACGTTGGAAGTATAATGAAGATGTAAATGACAATGTTTGTTCATTGGATGACAAGTCCACGGTGGAACTTGGTCGGAAAAGTGGTCGGAAAGTTAAAAATTTGGTTTCTGCTAGGAAGTTAGCTGCTGGACTATGGAGGCTTCAGTTGCCTGAAGTTCCTAATATTCCTGCTCAAAAGTTGCCTCAG GCGGGTCATTTTGATGTACCCTTTTACGGCCACCATCACATTAAAGAGATTGATTCTCACATTGATGATTCAGTGCAGAGTCCTCGATCTGTCTCCGGTCCAAGAAATGGCCTTTATCACAAG CTAGAGCCCTCATTTCAATATCCAAACTCTGCAATGGAGGGGGCAACAAAGTGGGATCCAGTTGGCTGGACAATTGCTGAGGAAATAAAGGAGATTTACGGCCATCAGAAGGTTCCCGATAAGCAGTCGAAGACCGCTGCAATGGTTTCTGCACTTGAAGCGGAACTAGAGCAGGCTCGCGCCCGAATTCATCAACTTGAGATGGAGCGGCGGTCATCAAAAAAGAAACTCGAACAGTTTTTGAGAAAACTTAGTGAAGAGAAGGCAGCATGGCGAAGCCGAGAACACGAGAAAGTTCGTGCAATTATAGATGATATGAAAGCTGACTTGTCCAGAGAGAGGAAAAACCGACAGAGGCTGGAAGTAGTTAACTCCAAGTTAGTTAACGAGTTGGCGGATGCCAAGTTATCAGCAAAACGGTATTTGCAAGACTacgaaaaagaaaggaagggtagAGAGTTGATAGAGGAAGTGTGTGAAGAATTAGCCAAGGAAATTGGAGAAGACAAGGCTGAAGTCGAGGCATTGAAACGAGAATCTCACACACTTAGAGAGGAAGtagatgaagaaagaaaaatgttgCAGATGGCCGAGGTTTGGCGTGAGGAACGGGTTCAGATGAAGCTAGTTGATGCTAAGGTGACATTGGAAGAGAAATATTCCCAGATGAATCGACTAATCGCAGAGTTGGAATCATTTCtaagttctagaggtgtggaccGCGATGACGAAGTGATCAAAAGAGCTGAACAGCTCCAACAGGAAGCTGCTTCGGTGGATATTCGTGATATTAGGGAGTTCACTTATGAACCTCCAAATCCAGATGATATTTTCTCAGTGTTCGAGGACCTTAATTTTGTTGCAAATAACGAAAGGGAGATCGAGCCATGTCCCGATGGTATATACAATAAAGACAATTTCCTCAGACATTCTCTTGCGTATGTCAATCAGAGCGATTTAGAGGAAGACGGAAGTGAATGGGAAACAGTGAGCCATCTTGATGAGCAAGGCTCGAGTTTTTCTGCTGAAGGAAGCGTTTCTTCTTCTGTCAACAAGAACTACAGGCACAGCAATGTTACGGAAATAAGTGAAGTATGTTCAGGCCCCGGTCAGCAACTTAAGAAGGTCTCGTCTATATCTAGGCTTTGGAAATCAAACGGAGACAAAATAAACGCGAGGCTATCAAATGGAAGGCTATCAGATTGTGGTAATTTGAGTAAAGGTGAATTTAGCCCTTCGGAACAAGCCGGCCAATGGAGCTCACCTGATTCAGGAAATCCACAAATAACACGAGGGATGAAAGGGTGCATTGAATGGCCACGTAACTCTCACAAGCACAGCTTAAAAGCGAAGCTAATGGAGGCAAGAATGGAGAGCCAAAAGGTCCAGTTGCGCCACGTCTTGAAGCAGAAAATCTAG